The nucleotide window GGGAACCCCCAGGGATCCCTATGAAGATTCCAGAGGGTCCCCAGAAAAATGGggaatattttaatttcacttatatttcattttcctaGAAGTTAGCTCAATGAGATAATGAAAGAATGACCATTCTGTTATGATTCACACTCTTCACTGTTAATCTGCCAATCTACAGTATAGACAGTTAGGGAATAACTAAATATTATCAGATTGAAACCCTTGAGACTACATCTTATCAAATATGGGATTGCAGCCTGATGTATATCAATTTGGGGGTCCTTGACACCAGAAAGGTAGAGAAATGCTGCATTAAACAACAGACCTTGGCTCAATATTAAATATCAAGTCATATTCTATTAAACATAGATATCATAAATAATACATACTCTAATAGTTAATCATTGCAAGTTGTCTAAAATAATGGCtacatttaaaatttaaatattgtgcatactaaaataaagtggatcaATCATATTGGGCTCTTATTTGAGTGGGTATATCAGCTCCAAAgatttgtgatttttctgtAGTGGTGCTTCACAAACTCCACAGTCTCATATGAGACAAACTGGTTTTGAAATGCCTGTGGAAGTATTTGTTCCGTTTTATGCATGTAACTACAGTTATTGTATATTAGACTCTGAGTGCTTCCAGAACGAGGGTGAACTACACTCAACCATGTACCTGAAAGCCTCCTGTGTAGTaagttgctgttgctgctgatcTGCTAACTGGCATGGGGTCAGAGTGTCCATTCTTaattaaaagctctgtttttgttgtaaaCTTTTCTCACTCTAGAGCACTTTTCTCTGACTTGTGTCATGCCTCGTTTCTGGTCTCTCCCTGTCATTCTAGAGTCAGCCGGCAGAGCTCTGCCCTGCCCCTGCACAGAGTGGAGTGGCTCACTGAACTCTGTTTTATTCAAAGTGTATTAATATTGAACATATTGCatgtccaaattgcaccaaattcgACACTGCACTCCCTTTGTTGCCCCGCCCTACACCTGCCAAGTGTGCAGTCAATCGGACGAACTGTTCAAGAGATATgtgaaggacatacatacagacatacaccCAGAGATTCCTTCCTTTAGTAGAGAGATGAGTGTAACGCTACAGACGTTTTCCAGCTGCTATCTGGAGTTGAATACACTTGTGCAGgatattcttatttttaacttatgaaatgtaatgttgttaatgacaatataataatatagctAGGGCCTGATAGGTGTATGATGTGGAAAAAAGACGCAGCTTTATGCTTATTGAAAGAATATGTTGATAGTTAATTGAAACTGAGAAATAGCACatccaaaaacaacatatttgctAATCCGGCTCTTTATGTAACATCAGTTCAAACACTTATTTGCAACTGGCCCTGTTGCATTTATACATTTGGGcaaatgtactttttaattgaaaacTGCTTTGTGAAAAGaattatatttttactgtaGTTACCCATGTCATTCTTAAATTGAACATTACAgccaaaacataaaataagtaCAGCGATCAAAATAACTCAAATGTCttgatgaaggaaaaaaaacacctctgcTATGATGCATTTACTGAAGACTTTTCTCTCACACTTTTTCATACAAGCTCTCAGTAATGACGAGATACCTTTTAACTTCTCAGCCAGAGTCAGCATCAATAATTTATTCTCATctgtttaaaatttaaagtgccaCACATTAACGTCCTCCCGCACCTGCTCTTTCACGCTGTCCACCCTCCACTGGGCTGCTTTCTACCCCCATCCAtgtctctctatctttccttttctctctctctttcccctcacTATAATAAAGACAATGACAATGAGTTCTCTTTCACCACTGAACCAGGGATGTTAAATCAAACAGGGGCAGAGGAGGCGACAGACCACATAATGTAAGGGCATCGTCCGGACGCCTCCGATTACGCTATGTCCTTAATTGGTGGCAGTGGCAAAAACGATGAATTCTTTAACAGCGCCATGCAGTTGTGCCTTTCCAAGCAGAGAAAAGGCCTAAGGAGGACAGCTACTCGGTGCAAATGGAAGCTGACAGAAAATCCACACGGCACAACCAATCTAGGGGAAAAAGGGCATGACAATGAATAAGGGGGCCCATGCTCTTAAGTAGCTGAGGGTAGCTTGCAGGGGAGATGTGTATAATTAAGCGGTCTGCATCGTGGTTCAGATGGCAAAATCCTATTGTCTTGACAGGAGCTTAAGGTTGCCCTTTAGGTTGAGATGCGCAGTGGCATACagcctcatttttcttttttttcacactccCCCAGACCTCTGCCACCAAATTAATCTGCAGTTTTAAAGCTTGAATAAATCCAGTAAGTTAGAGATCTGCAGATCTAAAGGCCGTCTGTCCCTCAGGCTTTtccttctctgcttttttttatttctttacccCCCTCTCCTTTGCCCATGGAGATTGGCTGGGAGCACTCGGTGTTATCTCCAGGGAGGCAAAggttggggggagggggtgaAGGTCACAGATTTGTCCTTATCTATTCTGAGCACACCTAAAACAAATTAGACCTGGCTGCCGTTACTTATTTGGCTCCAGCGCTCTCATTAAGGGACTGAATCCAAGCTATTTTCCTCAAGGTCCTGCTTCCTACCATTTTGGGCCTTGTCTTTTatcacaatagcaaaggtttctAGGCAGCCCTGCCACCTTTTCATCTCACCCATTTCATGTAGTCATATCAACACTGCACAAAGAACAGGATGGGTGGATGGGGTTACTATATCCCCATACTGTAGGATGCTGTTTCCCTCTGCATGTCTTGATGCTGGCCTTTGACATTTGTTAATTGAAAGGATGAATCTGTTCAATTTGAATTTTGTTTagccttttatttctttttattatatgttACGCTTTCCCAAACAGGAGACTCTctacatattattatttcaaggattttgctttgtctttgcagtattatgaatgtaAAAAGGAGGTGCTGTTTTTGTCAATATACTCAAAAACCCTGTGAGCTGGCACTTAAAATCCTATGATTATGAAGATGATCAGATTGCATGGAAGGATGTCTGTTTTGACATCTATGTGTAGGCATGACACTCTTGTTTTAAAGTAGTCAGGATTGAGCATCATTCACAAACAAAaccttgaaaaaaaacattgattacaCATGCATTGTCTACACCTCCAAGTTGGTTGGTCGTTAGATTGAAAGTACAGCTTGGTTGGAAGACTTCCTTAAGACTCGTTTCCACTTCTGATGCGTAATATGCGTATATAAATTCTATTTTATCAGCCAATAAAGGCTATATGTTTCATGTCAGAGCATTTATGGTCATTTATGAATTATAGGaactgtgtatgtttttttgtgtattctAAACTCTGAAAAGACCTCAACAGCTGTTGTTAACCTCATCGTAGTGCTACAGTGATGTTGTGCGTTCTTAAGCCACTTGTTGGATGCTGAATATAAGGTACCTTATGGTTCACAGCCTGTGGGTCGGTACaaggatgaagaaaaaaaattttCTGTCATGCAACACTATGTTTATCTTTCTTGATGTTGTCTAATTTGTGCTTGTTTCATGTGAAATACACTTTCAACAATCGGAAAATCTCTTCATGTGAACTGCTCACAAATCATGTCCAAATCAATGCCATAACCCGTGATGAGGGAACACTATTTGACACTACTTCATTTTAAGGGGTCCCAAGCCAAAAAGTTCAGGAACCACTTACTTATAAAATGATATGACATATGTACGCCCTCACACCATGTTGGTATTAGtgtgagtcagtcagtctgttTAGCAACACTAGCTGGTAAGAGTATCTTTCACATTTACAGAATTCAAGAGAAGGCAACATTTCGTGAAACTTCCCTGcagaagtaaaagtaaagttgaAGTAAACAGGTGAGGTAAACAGAGGTGAAGACAGCGTGCCCGCATATGAGTATTATTGCATTTGAAAGTTAATGAAGGACCTTTGAGCCATAGGAGCTCAAGCTATGTAAAGGTAACTGCTCGGGAAATGTTAGGTTAGATGAGATTCCTCTGCCAGACTAATCCATCCTGGAGCCTGAgagcagcacagagacagagagagagcagaatcTGCTGCAGAACAGCACAGCAGTGACACAGGGCAATTCTCTAGGGCCTTGCATTAGCGTGCTAAATTAAAGGGGGTATTAGATTAAATTGGCTCTCCGATTTCAGGGGTGTGAGTAAAATTCTGATTTGCATTTTCCACTGCTGCTTAAGATATAATTAGTTCAGGGTGATTCCCATGTggaaaacactgacagccaaatCTAACTGGCTGCCAGTAGCTTATCGTCTCTTCCAAGGCAAAAGGTACACTCGGCTCatgttaggtgtgtgtgtgtttgtttgtttgtgagtaTGTTGTAAGAGTGTGgatgtgactgtgactgtgactgtgtgtctagcgtatgtatttgtgtgtgtgtgtgtgtgtgtgtgtgtgtgtgtgcgtgtgagagagaTAGCAAGAGTTTGTATATGTGTTAGCGTTCACATGTGAAGCTGCATGTATGGGCTGTAAATTCTCTTTCTAAACTCACTTCAGCACCAGATTCTTCACACTTCTCAATCAAATCCCACTGAACTGTAAGCAACCATTAGCACCATCGTCATGGTGAAAAAAGATCCATTCCCTGTTAAGGTTTGTATAAAACTTTGTCTAAGCAAGTGCACTTCACACCTTAAAGATGCCTTTAAGCTCAAACCCATTTCCGCAGCAGAAGGTGCACCTGTAATTACAGATGCAGAgtcaaaaataacaattacTGCTGGAGAAGTCCATAATATGAATTACTGAACTTAGAGAAGGAGCTTTTAAAAGCAAGTGTGGATTTGCTTGGGGGGTTTTCACACCCTTGGTAATTCTAACCGTCTTTGCAAATGGATGTTTTCCAAAAGTGAGTCTACCCATGCATTAAAATATGTGAGGCCAGCTTCCTGGACACCTGTTTGGTACACCTGTTAGTACATGATATATGGAGTTGACATTAAATGAGCTTCCGATTGGCACCTCTGTGGTACACACCTCCAACCCATAACCCATCAGTGACCCTTTATTTAAACTCCTCTTATTTAAACCCATCCAGACATATGTGTTACATGCAAAAATACTCTCACCTGCTCCTTTTCTCTCACTGAAAAATCCAGTATCTATGAGTATATAAATAGAGgtcttttaaaaagtttaattgcTGGACAGAAGATTTCTCCTACCTcactaaaaagtaaattttcagtgtgtgtgcactttgaAGCTTCAAGTGTCCACAACACACTTTAGTAAGTTTCATACTGGCTCCGAATTAACACACAACACCTTAAATTCAGATTTGAGGTGAATGATAATGAGACAGAGAAACTTTCACCCTTCAGTAGATGAATGTCAAAACAATCCtccaaactctgcacatacattattCTTCACAGTTAAGCTCAAACACCTAAgtggaggaacaggaggaaaaacatatttttgactgGAAGGCAACCTTAAACCGTGGTGTCCCTCATAATTTCCCCTTTAAGATGCATGATAGTTCCCCTTACTTTATGGCAATCTCATATATCAGCTGGTTCCAAAACTCATTAAAGTTACAGGCTATAAGAtgctaaataaaatatacaaaccCAAGTCACCATGTTTTTATTGGCTGCAATAATGGAAATATTCTAGATGTCTTCATTTTACACTGCAAATTTTCCCTTCTATTGAGTCATTTAATTGtccttttcaaatgaaaaaaatatagatGCATTTCTCTCGATTCTACTGCAACAACTTGCCAACTTCTTGTTTTTGGATAGAAGTTGATGTCTTTTGACAAGTTTAACTCACTGCACAGATTTTTTCACTTCTTgtaagaaaataacatttttaggACTCAATTGTAGACAAAACAGATAATAATGTTGAGATATTGTTCCCAAATTCTTCATGGCATATTTGGATTTCTTTCTGATCTTAAGTAAAATAAACTTCTGTAGGTGTGAACACATATTGTCTGTACacaatgtgtttattataaCTGACACACTGCTTGATTAGTAGTGTTAAAGAGGTAACAAAAAGAAGAGACCTTATATGGTCAAAATGAGCATCAGAATAAGCATGGACATCTAAATCTAATTTGAATATTCTAATCCAAATTCTAACGTGATATTTACAAGAATAAGAGAAATCGATGGGTGGACTCACCGAGAAGAAAAGGAATCCATACACTATGTTTTTCCATAAGTAGATTAggtaatattttataattaacttctttttcctctctgtgtaatCACTTAATTAATGAGCAAATCATTTGGCCCTCAGGTTGCATTTGGTGGTGACTCATCCATACAGGCTCATGTTAAGTCAGTGAGCAAGTTCAAACTATAAGGATACAGAGAACCATATTTGCAACTTAACATTCAAATACTGCCTTTGCCCTTGATAACCAAATGTCAGAcactaaataaatcaattaaaatgaacctttaaaaacaacactgccCTCTGATTGTATCCTAATGAAGTCTCTTGCGACTTGTCAATTAAGTCTGCGCTTAATATGTTTTTCTATTTCCTAAGTGACAGAGATGTTTTTGCTCTGCACCCATCTTGATATGCATCATACCCAAAATTGATTAGTAATTGGCCATAATGAcatcaatataatataaaatgatttaatctcAGCCCGACTGTATATGCACAATCAATTCATACTGGATCAGGGGGAGAGGAGAAGTCTGTGTGCTTCACTCCCCTCCATGCACAAAACTTGGAGAATGTTTTGAGAAACGCCATCAGCAGCCCTGCCATCACTCTCACCATCTCTTGGTGGTCGGAGGCTGAGGCTTTGTGGGATATTGATTCTCCCCATCCAGAGACGGTTTCCATAATTGGTTAAAATGACCGGGTGCAGAGAGGGATGGCTCTCTGCTGAAAACCATTTCCCAGCCCTGCTTGGAGCTGAGCCAAGCTTGGGGTTGTTCGGATGCGTTCCAGCCCCAGCCTGACTGGCAGCAATTAGGGGTGTCTGAGCCAAGCTCAGCTTGCGCTCCGCACAAACACCCCTAATTACTGCCAATTAGGCTAGGCGGGTAGGCAGATTTGAGAAGCCAGGGGGATGTTCAGGCATGGGTGGGCATGGAAACAATTTTCAAGGGCTTAGAACGTGACTGGATGAAAAGGTTAATGCTTTGGAGTGCAAGGGGATAATAACAAAAGAAGGGGAAGCAGTGCCCCGGTTCTCACCTCCAGCGACGAGCCTGGCTTCTTTTTCAGCTCCTCACATTTCCTAAATTTGCAGATCTGGTGGCCCGTTTTGCGGTTCCGACAACTGCTGCAGACACCACAGTTGATTAGCCGCCTGCAGGGTGCACAGACCCCAcaccttttccttttcttctttgctgGGTTTCCACTGGATGCCGAGGAATTATTCTGTGGGCAGTCTGCCAGATTGGCAATTTGAAACGCACTGTCTGTAACGGCTGCTGAGGCTGCGGGGGAGTGAAGGGCTGTCATGACGATGACCCCGGGAGGTAATGAGATGCCCCCTAAAGCCGGAATAGCGGAAAAAGTTCCAACGCGTTCTGGGAGATTCATTATCTCTGCTTCAGCAGCGCCGCATTTCAGCTTGTTCATGCATTCTCCTGCTAAAGGTCTGCAGTGTTCGGGGGATAAGGTAGAGAGGAAATTATTATTTGCCATTTGCAGCGTCTCTGGCGGCACGCCAGGCTTCCCCGGCCTCTGGGAGTCATTTCTATGCATGCTGGTCCTATTAGGGTTTATTGCCGCTGATTTCCTTCCCCAGAGCATGGCGTTATCGCAGTTCCAAGG belongs to Scomber scombrus chromosome 2, fScoSco1.1, whole genome shotgun sequence and includes:
- the cxxc4 gene encoding uncharacterized protein cxxc4, whose product is MSNINNALCIENGQNADVSLLQKDNLQDGGLSQLLDYNAEMERYRSFANFYKTNGAFPQTAKIARITTPIFPSARIGMSPWNCDNAMLWGRKSAAINPNRTSMHRNDSQRPGKPGVPPETLQMANNNFLSTLSPEHCRPLAGECMNKLKCGAAEAEIMNLPERVGTFSAIPALGGISLPPGVIVMTALHSPAASAAVTDSAFQIANLADCPQNNSSASSGNPAKKKRKRCGVCAPCRRLINCGVCSSCRNRKTGHQICKFRKCEELKKKPGSSLESGWGWNASEQPQAWLSSKQGWEMVFSREPSLSAPGHFNQLWKPSLDGENQYPTKPQPPTTKRWCTKQVSRKLASHILMHGCTFCCGNGFELKGIFKV